The sequence AGGTCATCGGTCCTCCGTGGAGTCTTCCAGCAGGGGTCGCACGGCCCGCCACGCTCCGGCCGCCAGCTCGTCCGCCGCCTCGCCGAGATTTCCAGCTGTCGTTGCCGCCAGTTGACGGCGGGCGTATTCCTGGGCCGGGCCGATCCACAGCGCCAGCACCACCGCCAGCCCTGGGGTGCCGGTCCAGCCGTGCTCGCGCAGCCAGGACGCGACGTCCTGGAAGAACCGCTGGTTCTCGGCGACGGCGACCGGGTCGAGCCCTGAGCGCAGCACGTCGGGCGGCGTCGTCAGGAACAGCCGGGCGAGCGGCCGATCGTCCTGCAGCCACCGCAGATGCCGGATCACCACCCGCTCGATCCCGACGCGACGGCCGGTGGCCGCGCGCAGCTCGGCCGTCAGCGCCGACTGATGGTCGCAGAGGCCGGCGGCGATCACCGCGCCCCCCAGCGCCTCGCGGGTCGGGA is a genomic window of Pseudofrankia inefficax containing:
- a CDS encoding TetR/AcrR family transcriptional regulator; the encoded protein is MASDSREQIVRAALAYVGEQGWESTSLQAVRLRAGVSNGSLFHYFPTREALGGAVIAAGLCDHQSALTAELRAATGRRVGIERVVIRHLRWLQDDRPLARLFLTTPPDVLRSGLDPVAVAENQRFFQDVASWLREHGWTGTPGLAVVLALWIGPAQEYARRQLAATTAGNLGEAADELAAGAWRAVRPLLEDSTEDR